In Hyphomicrobiales bacterium, a single window of DNA contains:
- a CDS encoding alpha-D-glucose phosphate-specific phosphoglucomutase encodes MRVTTATKPFEGQKPGTSGLRKKVTVFQQPHYAENFIQSIFDSLEGHAGQALVIGGDGRYYNKEVIQIAIRMAAANGFGRVIVGQNGLLSTPAASHVIRHHRAFGGLILSASHNPGGPDGDFGIKYNIGNGGPAPEKVTDAVFARSKVITAYQTTDTPDVDLSRTGRSLVEGMTVDVIDPVADYAQLMQKLFDFDAIRALFKAGFRMKFDGMSAITGPYAKTILEGMLGAAQGTVINGTPLPDFGGHHPDPNLVHAKELCDDVMLGKDFDFGAASDGDGDRNLIVGRGIYVTPSDSLAIIAANATCAPGYASGIAGIARSMPTSCAPDRVAKKKGIACYETPTGWKFFGNLLDAGLATVCGEESFGTGSNHVREKDGLWAVLMWLNILAGTRKSVADIVTAHWQEYGRNFYSRHDYEEVETDAANRLMDGLRARLPAIKTQYGLTTADDFAYDDPVDHSHTAKQGIRLIFADGARIIYRLSGTGTSGATLRVYIERYEADPARHSTETQEALKDLIALSRSIPDIAGHTGRTAPTVIT; translated from the coding sequence ATGCGTGTCACCACCGCCACCAAACCCTTCGAAGGGCAGAAGCCCGGCACATCCGGCCTGCGCAAGAAGGTCACCGTCTTCCAGCAGCCGCACTATGCCGAGAATTTCATCCAGTCGATCTTCGACAGCCTGGAAGGCCATGCGGGCCAGGCTCTCGTCATCGGCGGGGATGGCCGCTACTACAACAAGGAAGTCATCCAGATCGCCATCCGCATGGCGGCGGCCAATGGTTTCGGCCGCGTCATCGTGGGGCAGAACGGCCTTCTGTCAACGCCTGCGGCCTCCCACGTCATCCGCCACCACCGCGCCTTCGGCGGATTGATCCTCTCGGCCAGCCACAATCCCGGCGGACCCGATGGCGACTTCGGCATCAAGTACAACATCGGCAATGGCGGCCCCGCACCAGAGAAGGTGACGGATGCCGTCTTCGCCCGCAGCAAGGTGATCACCGCCTACCAGACCACCGACACGCCCGACGTGGACCTCTCGCGCACGGGCCGCAGTCTGGTCGAGGGCATGACCGTCGATGTGATTGATCCCGTCGCCGATTATGCGCAGCTGATGCAGAAGCTCTTCGATTTCGACGCCATCCGCGCCCTGTTCAAGGCTGGTTTCCGCATGAAGTTCGACGGCATGAGCGCCATCACCGGGCCCTACGCGAAGACGATCCTGGAGGGCATGCTGGGGGCGGCGCAAGGCACGGTCATCAACGGCACGCCGCTCCCTGACTTCGGCGGACATCACCCCGACCCCAACCTCGTCCACGCCAAGGAACTGTGCGACGACGTGATGCTGGGCAAGGATTTCGATTTCGGCGCTGCCTCCGACGGCGACGGCGACCGCAACCTCATCGTCGGCCGCGGCATCTACGTCACACCCTCGGATTCGCTCGCCATCATCGCCGCCAACGCCACATGTGCGCCCGGCTATGCCAGCGGCATCGCCGGCATCGCCCGCTCCATGCCGACGAGCTGCGCCCCCGACCGCGTGGCGAAGAAGAAGGGCATCGCCTGCTACGAAACGCCGACAGGCTGGAAGTTCTTCGGAAACCTGCTCGATGCGGGGCTTGCCACGGTTTGCGGCGAAGAAAGTTTCGGCACCGGCTCCAACCACGTGCGCGAGAAAGATGGCCTCTGGGCCGTGCTCATGTGGCTCAACATTCTCGCCGGAACGCGCAAGAGCGTGGCCGACATCGTGACGGCGCACTGGCAGGAATACGGCCGCAATTTCTATTCGCGCCACGACTACGAGGAAGTGGAAACGGACGCAGCGAACCGCCTGATGGACGGCTTGCGCGCCCGGCTCCCCGCCATCAAGACACAATACGGCCTGACCACCGCGGACGATTTTGCCTATGACGATCCCGTGGACCATTCGCACACCGCCAAGCAGGGCATCCGCCTGATCTTCGCGGATGGGGCGCGCATCATTTACCGCCTCTCGGGCACGGGCACATCGGGCGCCACACTGCGCGTCTACATCGAACGCTACGAGGCGGACCCGGCGCGCCACAGCACCGAAACGCAGGAGGCGCTGAAGGATCTCATCGCCCTCTCGCGCAGTATTCCCGACATCGCAGGCCACACCGGCCGCACCGCGCCGACGGTGATCACCTGA
- the glgA gene encoding glycogen synthase GlgA, with protein MHVLSVASEVFPLVKTGGLADVVGALPAALKPHGVAMRVLVPGYPAVMAALAAGKPVHAYPNLFGGKARIVSGSVHGMDILALDAPHLYDRPGNPYIGADGKDWPDNAIRFAALSTVAADIGRGALKTWQPHILHLHDWQAALAAVDVRHRGGPRTIVTVHNIAFQGQFSAAVFPQLGLPAAAFSIEGVEYYGNVGFLKGGLAMADAITTVSPTYAREICTPEFGMGLDGLLRARRHNTHGIVNGIDTDIWNPAADGALKSTYSAKTVARRKDNKRELEKRFGLEEGNGIVHGVVSRLTWQKGLDILAGQLDWLVASGARLAVIGTGEPGIEGAFAAAAQRHKGRIGFAMKYDEQLSHLVQGGADTMLVPSRFEPCGLTQLYGLRYGCVPVVARTGGLADTVIDANEAALSSGVATGFQFSPVDEPSLQNALQRAAALFAEPSQWSKVQLNGMAADVSWDRSATHYANLYKQLKG; from the coding sequence ATCCACGTCCTCTCCGTCGCCTCAGAAGTCTTTCCGCTGGTGAAGACGGGCGGCCTCGCCGATGTGGTGGGGGCGCTCCCTGCCGCGTTGAAGCCCCATGGCGTTGCCATGCGCGTGCTGGTGCCGGGCTATCCCGCCGTGATGGCGGCCCTTGCCGCCGGCAAGCCGGTGCATGCCTACCCCAACCTGTTCGGCGGCAAGGCCCGCATTGTGTCGGGCAGCGTGCATGGCATGGACATTCTCGCCCTCGATGCGCCCCACCTCTACGACCGGCCGGGCAATCCCTACATCGGCGCCGATGGCAAGGACTGGCCCGACAACGCCATCCGCTTTGCCGCGCTCTCCACCGTGGCCGCCGACATCGGGCGGGGCGCACTGAAGACGTGGCAACCCCACATCCTGCACCTGCACGACTGGCAGGCCGCCCTTGCCGCCGTCGACGTCCGCCATCGCGGCGGGCCGCGCACCATCGTCACGGTGCACAACATCGCCTTCCAGGGCCAGTTCTCGGCGGCGGTCTTTCCGCAACTGGGATTGCCCGCCGCCGCCTTCTCGATCGAGGGTGTCGAGTATTACGGCAACGTCGGCTTCCTCAAGGGTGGGCTTGCCATGGCGGATGCGATCACCACCGTGTCGCCAACCTACGCCCGCGAAATCTGCACGCCGGAATTCGGCATGGGGCTCGATGGCCTCTTGCGGGCCCGGCGTCACAACACCCATGGCATCGTCAACGGCATCGACACCGACATCTGGAATCCCGCTGCCGATGGCGCCTTGAAGTCAACCTACTCGGCCAAGACCGTGGCGCGCCGCAAGGACAACAAGCGCGAACTGGAAAAGCGCTTCGGCCTTGAGGAAGGCAACGGCATCGTGCACGGCGTGGTAAGCCGCCTCACCTGGCAGAAGGGTCTCGACATTCTGGCGGGCCAACTGGATTGGCTGGTCGCATCGGGCGCGCGCCTGGCGGTGATCGGCACGGGCGAGCCTGGCATCGAAGGCGCCTTCGCCGCCGCCGCCCAGCGCCACAAGGGACGCATCGGCTTCGCAATGAAATACGATGAGCAGCTATCGCACCTCGTCCAGGGCGGTGCCGACACCATGCTGGTACCCTCGCGCTTCGAACCGTGTGGCCTGACGCAGCTCTACGGTCTCCGCTATGGCTGCGTGCCCGTGGTGGCGCGCACCGGCGGACTGGCGGACACCGTGATTGACGCCAACGAGGCGGCCCTGTCGTCGGGCGTTGCCACGGGCTTCCAGTTCTCGCCCGTCGATGAGCCTTCCCTGCAGAATGCCCTGCAGCGTGCCGCCGCCCTTTTTGCCGAGCCGTCACAGTGGAGCAAGGTGCAACTCAACGGCATGGCGGCCGATGTCTCCTGGGACCGCAGCGCCACCCACTATGCAAATCTCTACAAGCAGCTAAAGGGCTGA
- a CDS encoding glycogen/starch/alpha-glucan phosphorylase, which produces MKPAVMNAHAEKARSEILAKLTYAIGKDPVVAKRHDWLHATILALRDRIIDRWMDSTRRAYKAGAKRVYYLSLEFLIGRLLRDALSNLELTEPFESALRSLDVDLSLVEELEPDAALGNGGLGRLAACFMESLASLDIPAYGYGIRYSHGLFRQMITDGWQTERPEDWLEGGNPWEFPRREAAYRVAFFGHVAGDALADVRQRHFWHHGESLLATAYDTPMVGWRGRRVNTLRLWSARPLDPIHLEAFNVGDYAGALADHNRAEIITRVLYPADSTPQGQELRLRQEYFFTSASLQDIIRRHLQSDKDLTTLPDKVAIQLNDTHPAIAVAELMRLLVDMHGVAWSEAWRITQAVTAYTNHTLLPEALESWPVNLMERMLPRHMQIIYAINEDLLKVARTRPGVTAEFISSISLIDENGGRRVRMGQLAFVGSHSINGVSALHTGLMKETVFKNLHALFPGRINNKTNGITPRRWLNGANHGLADLLKSVIGDGFLTDAALLGKAEPMAADKAFRQKFAAVKRANKAELSNLIAARMGIATDPDALFDVQIKRIHEYKRQLLNILETVALYEAMRDAPEKDWAPRVKIFAGKAAASYAQAKLIIKLINDVAAVINADHSLKGRLKVAFIPNYNVSLAEVIVPATDLSEQISTAGMEASGTGNMKFALNGALTIGTLDGANVEIREHVGAEHFFLFGLEAHEVEARRRAGVDGRAVLDATPALKRVCEALLSGHYSDGDTMRYRPIVDSLLNGDWFMVGSDFAAFAAAQENVSSLWTNPDEWTHSAIMNTVRMGWFSSDRTITEYARDIWSVPVR; this is translated from the coding sequence ATGAAGCCAGCGGTGATGAATGCCCATGCCGAAAAGGCCCGCTCGGAGATCCTTGCCAAGCTGACCTACGCCATCGGCAAGGACCCCGTGGTGGCCAAGCGCCATGACTGGCTGCACGCCACCATCCTCGCGCTCCGCGACCGCATCATCGACCGCTGGATGGATTCGACCCGCCGTGCCTACAAGGCCGGTGCCAAGCGCGTCTATTATCTCTCGCTCGAATTCCTCATCGGCCGCCTGCTGCGCGATGCGCTCTCCAACCTCGAACTGACCGAACCCTTCGAGTCGGCGCTCCGTTCCCTCGATGTCGATCTCTCGCTGGTCGAGGAACTGGAGCCGGATGCGGCCCTGGGCAACGGTGGCCTCGGCCGCCTTGCCGCCTGCTTCATGGAAAGCCTCGCAAGCCTCGATATTCCCGCCTACGGCTATGGCATCCGCTATTCCCACGGTCTCTTCCGCCAGATGATCACCGACGGCTGGCAGACCGAGCGTCCCGAGGACTGGCTGGAAGGCGGCAACCCATGGGAATTCCCCCGCCGCGAGGCCGCCTATCGCGTGGCCTTCTTCGGCCATGTGGCCGGAGACGCCCTCGCCGATGTGCGCCAGCGCCACTTCTGGCATCACGGGGAATCCCTGCTCGCCACCGCCTACGACACACCCATGGTGGGCTGGCGCGGCCGCCGCGTGAACACGCTCCGTCTCTGGTCGGCAAGGCCGCTCGATCCCATCCACCTTGAAGCCTTCAACGTGGGTGACTACGCCGGCGCACTCGCCGATCACAATCGCGCCGAGATCATCACCCGCGTGCTCTATCCCGCCGACTCCACCCCGCAGGGGCAGGAATTGCGCCTGCGCCAGGAATACTTCTTCACCTCCGCCTCGCTGCAGGACATCATTCGCCGCCACCTGCAGAGCGACAAGGACCTGACAACGCTGCCCGACAAGGTGGCGATCCAGTTGAACGACACGCACCCCGCCATCGCCGTGGCGGAACTCATGCGCCTCCTCGTCGACATGCATGGCGTTGCCTGGTCGGAAGCCTGGCGGATTACCCAGGCCGTGACCGCCTACACCAACCACACGCTGCTGCCGGAAGCGCTGGAAAGCTGGCCCGTGAACCTGATGGAACGCATGCTGCCCCGCCACATGCAGATCATCTACGCCATCAACGAAGACCTTCTGAAGGTGGCACGCACCCGTCCCGGCGTCACGGCGGAGTTCATCTCCTCCATCTCGCTGATCGATGAAAACGGCGGACGGCGCGTGCGCATGGGGCAACTGGCCTTCGTCGGCTCGCACAGCATCAACGGCGTTTCGGCCCTGCACACCGGGCTGATGAAGGAGACGGTGTTCAAGAACCTGCATGCCCTCTTCCCCGGCCGCATCAACAACAAGACCAATGGCATCACGCCGCGGCGCTGGCTCAACGGCGCCAACCACGGCCTTGCCGACCTGCTGAAATCCGTGATCGGTGATGGCTTCCTCACCGATGCCGCACTGCTGGGCAAAGCCGAGCCCATGGCGGCCGACAAGGCCTTCCGCCAGAAATTCGCCGCGGTGAAACGCGCCAACAAGGCGGAGCTGTCCAACCTCATCGCCGCGCGCATGGGTATTGCAACAGATCCCGATGCCCTGTTCGACGTGCAGATCAAGCGCATCCACGAATACAAGCGCCAGCTCCTGAACATCCTCGAAACGGTCGCCCTCTACGAGGCGATGCGCGATGCGCCAGAGAAGGACTGGGCGCCGCGCGTCAAGATATTCGCCGGCAAGGCGGCGGCGAGCTATGCCCAGGCCAAGCTCATCATCAAGCTCATCAATGATGTGGCCGCCGTCATCAATGCCGATCACAGCCTGAAGGGCCGGCTGAAGGTCGCTTTCATTCCGAACTACAACGTGAGCCTCGCCGAGGTGATTGTGCCCGCGACCGATCTTTCGGAGCAGATCTCCACCGCCGGCATGGAAGCTTCCGGCACCGGCAACATGAAGTTCGCGCTCAATGGCGCACTCACCATCGGCACCCTCGACGGCGCCAATGTGGAAATCCGCGAACACGTGGGTGCGGAGCACTTCTTCCTCTTCGGCCTTGAGGCCCATGAGGTGGAAGCGCGCCGCCGCGCCGGTGTGGATGGCCGCGCCGTCCTCGACGCCACGCCGGCGCTGAAGCGTGTCTGCGAGGCGCTGCTCTCGGGCCACTATTCCGACGGCGACACCATGCGCTACCGCCCCATCGTGGATTCCCTCCTGAACGGGGACTGGTTCATGGTGGGCAGTGACTTTGCCGCATTCGCCGCTGCCCAGGAAAACGTATCAAGCCTCTGGACAAACCCCGACGAGTGGACGCACTCTGCCATCATGAACACCGTGCGCATGGGCTGGTTCTCGTCCGACAGGACGATCACTGAATACGCCCGTGACATCTGGTCTGTTCCGGTGAGGTGA
- the glgC gene encoding glucose-1-phosphate adenylyltransferase codes for MGAKQTAPLAREAMAYVLAGGRGSRLMELTDKRAKPAVPFGGKSRIIDFALSNAVNSGIRRIGVATQYKAHSLIRHLQRGWNFLRPERNEGFDILPASQRVSEDQWYAGTADAVYQNLDIILSYRPKYIVILAGDHIYKMDYELMLQQHVDTGADVTIGCLEVPREEASGFGVMHVDTKDRITAFVEKPKDPPGIPDNPDLALASMGIYVFETEFLAGLLRRDAADKKSSRDFGKDIIPYVVKNGKAVAHRFTRSCVRSDLEAGSYWRDVGTVDAYWAANVDLTDTVPELDLYDHNWPIWTYGEVTPPAKFVHDLEGRRGLAVASLVSGGCVVSGAAIRRSLLFTNVRVNSFTTLEEAVVLPRATIGRNAMLKRVVIDSDVIIPEGLVVGEDPELDAKRFRRTENGVCLITKPMIDRLG; via the coding sequence GTGGGAGCAAAGCAGACAGCACCATTAGCGCGTGAAGCCATGGCCTATGTTCTGGCGGGTGGCCGCGGCAGCCGCTTGATGGAACTGACCGACAAGCGCGCCAAGCCGGCCGTGCCCTTCGGCGGCAAGTCGCGCATCATCGACTTCGCCCTCTCCAATGCCGTCAATTCCGGCATCCGCCGCATCGGCGTCGCCACGCAGTACAAGGCCCACAGCCTGATCCGCCATTTGCAGCGCGGCTGGAACTTCCTCCGCCCGGAACGCAACGAGGGCTTCGACATCTTGCCCGCCTCGCAGCGCGTCTCGGAAGACCAGTGGTATGCGGGCACCGCCGACGCCGTGTACCAGAACCTCGACATCATCCTCTCCTACCGGCCGAAATACATCGTCATCCTCGCCGGTGACCATATCTACAAGATGGACTACGAACTGATGCTGCAGCAGCACGTGGACACGGGGGCTGACGTCACCATCGGCTGCCTTGAAGTGCCGCGCGAGGAAGCCTCGGGCTTCGGCGTCATGCATGTGGATACCAAAGACCGCATCACCGCCTTCGTGGAAAAGCCCAAGGACCCGCCCGGCATTCCCGACAACCCGGACCTGGCGCTCGCATCCATGGGCATCTACGTTTTCGAAACGGAATTCCTCGCAGGCCTGTTGCGCCGCGACGCCGCCGACAAGAAATCCAGCCGCGACTTCGGCAAGGACATCATCCCCTACGTGGTGAAGAACGGAAAGGCCGTGGCCCACCGCTTCACCCGCTCCTGCGTGCGCTCCGACCTTGAAGCCGGCTCCTACTGGCGCGACGTCGGCACCGTCGATGCCTACTGGGCCGCCAATGTCGATCTGACCGACACGGTGCCGGAACTCGATCTCTACGATCACAACTGGCCGATCTGGACTTACGGCGAAGTGACGCCGCCTGCGAAGTTCGTGCACGACCTGGAAGGCCGCCGCGGCCTTGCCGTCGCCTCGCTCGTCTCCGGCGGCTGCGTTGTATCGGGTGCAGCGATCCGCCGTTCGCTGCTCTTCACCAATGTGCGCGTCAACTCCTTCACCACGCTGGAAGAAGCCGTGGTACTGCCCCGCGCCACCATCGGCCGCAACGCCATGCTGAAGCGCGTGGTGATCGACAGCGACGTCATCATCCCCGAAGGCCTTGTGGTGGGCGAAGACCCGGAACTGGATGCCAAGCGCTTCCGCCGCACCGAGAACGGCGTCTGCCTCATCACCAAGCCCATGATCGACCGGCTGGGGTGA
- the glgX gene encoding glycogen debranching protein GlgX, producing the protein MEPRGTPHPLGVTLVEGGVNVAVHAAQATQVFFCLFDAHGRRKLHRFALPQRQGDIHYGFIAGVKDGARYGLRAEGPWNPHEGQRFDASKLLVDPYATALDRPYAFHPGLCEHGRDTSDLVPKAIVQAPLPQATRAPPRMPGWIYEVPVKAFTMRHPGIAPEKRGTIAALAESAALEHFQRLGVDTIELMPLMAWIDERHLHALGLANAWGYNPVTFLAPDPRLAPGGFAEIARTVATLHDHGIQVLLDVVLNHTGESDAAGPTLSFRGLDNTLWYRHVHGHPVNDTGCGNTVALDHPVVAAYALAALRHWINVTGIDGYRFDLATVMGRSAHGFHADAPLIRAINADPVLSRSILIAEPWDVGPGGYQLGNFPPRWLEWNDRFRDDVRRFWRGDSFSVNALATRIAGSSDIFKPRQPSNSVNFIAAHDGFTLADLTRFAHKDNMANGEGNRDGKSDEVTWPGGDVRALLATLFLSRGTPMLTAGDELGRSQGGNNNAYAQDNATTWLQWEDADRSLVDFTARLIAIRKRHPMLAEDRFLNGDGDAHWFGAEGGPADWDKSGKRFLGLVLTGDAERLALAVNGTDAAVALPLQGEGESWSRIFTSGTGPGCPPQSVSLFRANST; encoded by the coding sequence CTGGAGCCGCGCGGCACGCCGCACCCGCTTGGCGTAACGCTTGTGGAGGGCGGCGTAAACGTGGCCGTGCATGCGGCCCAAGCCACGCAGGTGTTCTTCTGCCTCTTCGATGCCCATGGCAGGCGCAAGCTGCACCGCTTCGCCTTGCCGCAACGGCAGGGCGACATTCACTATGGCTTCATCGCCGGCGTGAAGGACGGCGCTCGCTATGGCCTCCGCGCCGAAGGCCCGTGGAATCCGCATGAGGGCCAGCGTTTCGACGCAAGCAAGCTGCTGGTCGATCCCTATGCCACGGCACTCGACCGGCCCTATGCCTTTCATCCCGGCCTGTGCGAACACGGGCGCGACACGAGCGACCTTGTGCCCAAGGCCATCGTGCAGGCACCGCTGCCACAAGCGACGCGCGCCCCACCGCGCATGCCCGGCTGGATTTATGAAGTGCCGGTGAAGGCCTTCACCATGCGCCATCCCGGCATTGCGCCGGAGAAACGCGGCACCATCGCAGCCTTGGCCGAATCCGCAGCGCTGGAACATTTCCAGCGCCTGGGCGTCGATACCATCGAACTCATGCCGCTCATGGCATGGATCGACGAGCGCCATCTGCATGCGCTCGGCCTCGCCAATGCCTGGGGCTACAATCCCGTCACCTTCCTTGCGCCCGACCCGCGGCTTGCGCCCGGCGGCTTTGCCGAAATCGCCCGCACCGTGGCCACGCTGCACGACCACGGTATCCAGGTGCTGCTCGACGTGGTGCTGAACCACACCGGCGAAAGCGACGCCGCAGGGCCGACGCTGTCCTTCCGCGGCCTGGACAACACGCTCTGGTACCGCCACGTCCACGGCCATCCCGTCAATGACACGGGCTGCGGCAACACGGTTGCGCTGGATCATCCCGTGGTGGCCGCCTACGCGCTGGCGGCGCTCCGCCACTGGATCAATGTCACGGGGATCGACGGCTACCGCTTCGACCTCGCCACCGTCATGGGCCGCAGCGCCCATGGTTTTCACGCCGATGCGCCCCTGATCCGCGCCATCAACGCCGATCCCGTTCTCTCCCGCTCCATCCTCATCGCCGAACCCTGGGACGTGGGGCCGGGCGGTTATCAGCTCGGCAATTTCCCGCCCCGCTGGCTGGAGTGGAACGACCGCTTCCGCGACGATGTGCGCCGCTTCTGGCGCGGCGACAGCTTCTCCGTCAATGCCTTGGCGACGCGCATCGCCGGATCGTCCGACATCTTCAAGCCAAGGCAACCTTCCAACAGCGTAAACTTCATCGCCGCCCACGACGGCTTCACGCTGGCCGACCTCACGCGCTTTGCCCACAAGGACAACATGGCCAATGGCGAGGGCAACCGCGACGGCAAGTCCGACGAGGTGACGTGGCCGGGCGGCGATGTGCGCGCCCTCCTCGCCACGCTCTTCTTGTCCCGCGGCACGCCCATGCTGACGGCTGGCGACGAATTGGGCCGGAGCCAGGGCGGCAACAACAACGCCTACGCCCAGGACAATGCCACCACCTGGTTGCAGTGGGAGGACGCCGACCGCTCGCTCGTCGATTTCACCGCCCGCCTCATCGCCATCCGCAAGCGCCACCCCATGCTGGCAGAAGACCGGTTCCTGAACGGGGACGGCGATGCGCATTGGTTCGGCGCGGAGGGCGGTCCGGCGGACTGGGACAAATCCGGCAAGCGCTTCCTCGGCCTCGTCCTCACGGGTGACGCCGAGCGTTTGGCCCTTGCCGTCAACGGGACGGATGCCGCCGTGGCGCTCCCCCTGCAAGGTGAGGGTGAGTCCTGGAGCCGCATCTTCACCTCCGGGACCGGCCCCGGCTGCCCCCCGCAATCGGTATCCCTCTTCCGCGCGAATTCCACATGA
- the glgB gene encoding 1,4-alpha-glucan branching protein GlgB — MAEPKWRLSGAEVEAIVQGRHANPFEVLGLHQRGKIWIARCFVPGALGVEVHALDGTRLGILEQRHSAGFFEGTVKAGNRQPLRYSCSNEGGAWSVTDAYSFGPVLGPMDDYYIGEGNHLRLYDKLGAHPLHHEGCDGVHFAVWAPNAQRVSVTGDFNGWDGRLHVMRKRLDTGIWETFVPGACEGQGYKFELLGHDGNLLPLKSDPFGFAAELRPNTASKVARTDRFEWSDGAYLSARQKDQRRAAMSIYEVHPGSWRRGPDNRFLSYDELADQLISYVKDMGFTHIELLPVSEHPFDPSWGYQPTGLFAPTSRFGAPDGFARFVNRAHEAGIGIILDWVPAHFPTDEHGLARFDGTALYEHADPRQGYHPDWNTAIYNFGRREVLSFLLNNALFWCSRYHIDGLRVDAVASMLYLDYSRKEGEWIPNRHGGRENLEAIGFLQRMNHEVYGQHPGVVTIAEESTAFPGVSKPTNAGGLGFGFKWNMGFMHDTLAYLKRDSVHRKFHHNDLTFGLLYAFSENFVLPLSHDEVVHGKGSLLAKMAGDDWQKFATLRAFYAFMWAYPGKKLLFMGQEFAQWQEWSEARSLDWHLLTGAPHAGMQSLIRDLNHLYAREPALHARDCEPEGFEWLVADDHENSVFAWARHSGDGSAPMIVSVSNFTSITREGYTLPLPKSGNWREVLNTDAEAYWGTGRGNLGGIVAQDTPSHGKPASAKVTLPPLATVIFAAET, encoded by the coding sequence ATGGCTGAACCGAAGTGGAGATTGTCTGGCGCCGAAGTCGAGGCAATCGTCCAGGGCCGCCATGCCAATCCCTTTGAGGTTCTCGGCCTCCACCAACGGGGCAAGATCTGGATTGCCCGCTGCTTCGTGCCGGGAGCGCTCGGCGTCGAAGTGCATGCCCTCGACGGCACGCGGCTGGGAATTCTCGAACAGCGCCATTCCGCGGGCTTTTTCGAAGGCACCGTGAAAGCCGGCAACCGCCAGCCACTGCGCTACTCCTGCTCCAACGAGGGCGGTGCCTGGTCCGTGACCGACGCCTACAGCTTCGGCCCCGTGCTGGGGCCGATGGACGATTACTACATCGGCGAAGGCAACCACCTCCGGCTTTACGACAAGCTCGGCGCCCATCCGCTGCACCACGAGGGCTGCGATGGCGTGCACTTCGCGGTGTGGGCCCCCAATGCCCAGCGCGTCTCCGTGACAGGGGATTTCAACGGCTGGGACGGACGCCTGCACGTGATGCGCAAGCGCCTCGACACCGGCATCTGGGAAACCTTCGTGCCCGGCGCCTGCGAGGGACAAGGCTACAAGTTTGAACTGCTTGGCCACGATGGCAACCTGCTGCCGCTGAAGAGCGATCCCTTCGGCTTCGCCGCCGAACTGCGCCCCAACACCGCCTCCAAGGTCGCCCGCACCGACCGTTTCGAATGGAGCGACGGCGCCTACCTGTCGGCGCGCCAGAAAGACCAGCGCCGCGCCGCGATGTCGATCTACGAGGTCCATCCGGGGTCCTGGCGGCGCGGGCCGGACAACCGCTTCCTCAGCTACGACGAACTCGCCGACCAGCTCATTTCCTACGTCAAGGACATGGGTTTCACGCACATCGAACTGTTGCCGGTCTCCGAGCATCCCTTCGATCCGTCCTGGGGCTACCAGCCGACGGGGCTGTTCGCGCCAACATCGCGTTTCGGCGCGCCGGATGGTTTTGCCCGCTTCGTCAATCGCGCCCATGAAGCGGGAATCGGCATCATCCTCGACTGGGTGCCGGCGCATTTCCCGACCGACGAGCACGGCCTCGCCCGCTTCGACGGCACGGCGCTCTACGAGCACGCTGACCCGCGGCAGGGCTACCATCCCGACTGGAACACGGCGATCTACAATTTCGGCCGCCGCGAGGTGCTGAGCTTCCTCCTCAACAACGCGCTGTTCTGGTGCAGCCGCTATCACATCGACGGCCTGCGCGTTGATGCCGTGGCATCGATGCTCTACCTCGACTACTCCCGCAAGGAAGGCGAGTGGATTCCCAACCGCCATGGCGGGCGCGAAAACCTGGAGGCCATCGGCTTCCTGCAGCGCATGAACCACGAGGTCTATGGCCAGCATCCGGGCGTCGTCACCATCGCGGAAGAATCGACGGCCTTCCCCGGCGTGAGCAAGCCCACCAACGCGGGCGGCCTGGGCTTCGGCTTCAAGTGGAACATGGGCTTCATGCACGACACGCTGGCCTATCTGAAGCGCGACTCCGTGCACCGCAAATTCCACCACAACGATCTCACCTTCGGCCTGCTCTATGCCTTCTCGGAGAACTTCGTCCTGCCGCTGTCCCATGACGAAGTGGTGCATGGCAAAGGATCGCTGCTTGCCAAGATGGCGGGCGATGACTGGCAGAAATTTGCCACGCTGCGCGCCTTCTATGCCTTCATGTGGGCCTATCCCGGCAAGAAGCTGCTCTTCATGGGGCAGGAATTTGCCCAGTGGCAGGAGTGGAGCGAGGCCCGCAGTCTCGACTGGCACCTGCTTACGGGTGCGCCCCACGCCGGCATGCAGTCGCTGATCCGCGACCTCAATCACCTTTATGCCCGCGAACCCGCCCTGCACGCCCGCGACTGTGAACCGGAGGGCTTCGAGTGGCTGGTGGCTGACGACCACGAGAACTCGGTCTTCGCCTGGGCCCGCCATTCGGGCGACGGATCGGCACCCATGATCGTGAGCGTCAGCAACTTCACCTCCATCACCCGCGAGGGCTACACTCTGCCCTTGCCAAAATCGGGGAACTGGCGTGAAGTCCTCAATACAGATGCCGAAGCCTACTGGGGTACGGGGCGCGGCAACCTGGGAGGAATCGTGGCGCAAGACACGCCCTCCCACGGGAAGCCCGCGTCAGCGAAGGTCACCCTTCCACCGCTCGCCACGGTAATTTTTGCCGCTGAGACGTAA